The Anaplasma platys genome segment GAACTATTTGTCAGCAGCATTACTTGCAGGAAGCATTTTCTTCTATGCAGTGATTTACACTATTCTGCTAAAAAGGCGAACGCCACAGAATATAGTAATAGGTGGCATCGCGGGGGCATTTCCTCCAGTAATTGGCTGGGCCTCTGTTTCAGGATCACTTGCTGGGGAGAGCATGGTACTTTTCCTCATAATATTCTTGTGGACCCCACCCCACTTTTGGGCACTTTCACTTTTAAACAGAGAGGACTACAGAAACGCTGGCATTCCCATGTTGCCTGTAATATCCATCAGCTCGACCAGGACTCATGTTCTGGGGTACAGCATAGCACTTTTTCTTTCTACGCTATTGCCATGTTTCTTTGTTTCAGAAGTGGCACTCTATGCGATTAACGCCATCAGTTTGGGATCTGTATTCATCGTGCGTGCATCATCTCTATTCGCTGAAAAGTGTGAACCTTCGCATGATCACTGCATGGATCTCTTTAGCTATTCCATTTACTACTTGTTCCTGATTTTCTCGGCCGTGGTCCTATGCAACTAGTCACTAACTCCATTTGTGGCGGTACTTGCTATGATCTTGCTTTATCGTCATCCACTGCGGGGACTGGCTCAGCATCTGCGAGTTTATCGGCGCCACCTTGTCGATGAAGCCTTTCTGTATAGAGAGCAGCTGTTTCAACATCCCCGATTGCTTTGTAAGCCTCAGCAAGTCTTCGTACACTTTCAGTAGCAAAGACGGTGTCCGAGTATTCGTCAAGTAAGCCCGAGAATCTCTTTATGGATGCTATGTACCTTCCTCTTCTGAGGTAAAACTTCCCGATCGAGAACTCCCTCGCAGCAAGATGGTGTCGAACAGCGGCAAGTTTCTCCCGCACTTCCCCCAAGTACTTAGAATCAGGAAACATGCTCTCAAAATCGCGTGCCAGCTTAAGGACAGCGTTCGCCTCGGTCACATCGAGCCCCAAGTCAGGAATCAACATGTATTTAGAGATCAAGCTAACATAATAGGCGTAGTCAACAACATCACTGTTAGGAAAAACACCAACATAGCCCTCCGCAAGCGCAGCTGCTTCGTTGTAATTTTTGATCTCATAGTTCGCAGCGGCTGACATCAGACTACCGTCTATAGCAGCCTGAGAGAATGGATATAAAGATTCCAACCTGTCAAAAGCCTCAATTGCCGCTTTGTATTTCTTCTTATTGAACAAGGCAAGTGCTTCGTCATACAGGGCCTGCACACCCGCAAGGTGACTTTCCTGCGTGTAGCCCATACTCGGCGTCGCCGCAACTAAAACCACGACCATAAACAAAAAAGCCCTGAAACGCACCAGCAATCTCACAAAAAAGGAAGCACAATCGCCTCCCAGAATATAAACACAAAGCATTGCCAAGAGCAAGCCTTAAAACTCCATGCTTACGTGCGTTCTTATGTGCGTTACCCAAAGCAGTTGACAAGCTCTTCATTTGTGATAGCGTACGCTGTAGAGTAACTGGTATAGTCTCTAGTACAGGAGGCACTATGAATGTTCTTGTTGTAGGCTCAGGGGGCAGGGAACATGCGTTGCTGAGCTGCTTGAGTACCTCGCCCATGCTGGAGCGCCTTTATGTTGCTCCTGGTCGCGAGGCCATGGCAGATCTAGCAACAGTAGTCGATGTGGACGTGTTCGACTTCGTTGAGGTGGTCCAACTTTGCAAGCAAGAAAAAATAGATTTAGTTGTAGTGGGACCTGAGTTACCACTGATCAGCGGTCTTGCAGATGCTCTTACTGACGAAGGGATTTTCGTTTTTGGTCCATCAAGAGCCGCATCGCGTCTGGAGGCTTCTAAGGGCTTCACCAAGGAACTGTGCGCGAGGTACAACATACCGACAGCCAAATATGGCTACTTTATGGATATTGGCTCTGCGAGGCAGTATGTAAAGCGCAGCAAGTTGCCTCTTGTTGTGAAGGCTGACGGGCCTGCGCAAGGGAAGGGAGTTGTGGTTTGTCGTACACTAGATGAGGCGTACGAGGCTCTTGATGATATGTTGGTCCATGGCA includes the following:
- the bamD gene encoding outer membrane protein assembly factor BamD; amino-acid sequence: MVVVLVAATPSMGYTQESHLAGVQALYDEALALFNKKKYKAAIEAFDRLESLYPFSQAAIDGSLMSAAANYEIKNYNEAAALAEGYVGVFPNSDVVDYAYYVSLISKYMLIPDLGLDVTEANAVLKLARDFESMFPDSKYLGEVREKLAAVRHHLAAREFSIGKFYLRRGRYIASIKRFSGLLDEYSDTVFATESVRRLAEAYKAIGDVETAALYTERLHRQGGADKLADAEPVPAVDDDKARS
- a CDS encoding heme o synthase: MSGDKSSDSPLVRASAKDYWKLVKPRIMYLVVFTASAGIMVAPGVVHPLIGLVATLCVALGSGAAGALNMWYDSDIDALMTRTSSRPVPSGRISKVNALECGLALSIIAVLIMAIVVNYLSAALLAGSIFFYAVIYTILLKRRTPQNIVIGGIAGAFPPVIGWASVSGSLAGESMVLFLIIFLWTPPHFWALSLLNREDYRNAGIPMLPVISISSTRTHVLGYSIALFLSTLLPCFFVSEVALYAINAISLGSVFIVRASSLFAEKCEPSHDHCMDLFSYSIYYLFLIFSAVVLCN